The Arachis ipaensis cultivar K30076 chromosome B03, Araip1.1, whole genome shotgun sequence region GTGTTGTTTGTTTTAGGAAAAATAGTAGGTATATATATATCCTCAACTGATGAATGCTACAtgacaaaaatttattattttttattcatatttaactacaaaaatatttttatactaaattctaaactttaaatttttaatagtataaaaagtaaaatattgacttaaaatattaattaatactaataaaaaatattaactcCTTGacatttcttttctcaattttcagTTGCATTTATTCacgaattaatttttatattttaaatgatTTTCAATTTTGGTTCTACCAACAAAATAACTGATGAAAAATATTGACGTGTCACAAATGGTGCTAACATGCATGGTATACACTTGGATTTGACAGGGATAGTGTTTGCCAACAATCTTTTTCGGTAATTTGATAGCGTggagttaaattaaaaataatttaaaacatGATAGAACAAATTGAGAAAACTAAAAGGTAAGCGGGAAGATTTAAAAATGAGTAAAATTTAAGGATAAAAAGTGTATTTTagctatatattattttataatatctTGAATCAATTAATTTGTTTggataataatttatataaaaattttttgttaataatatgttcaaaattaattaattttttttttttttacaatttgcGCCTCTTTTTCGTATAATATTTCTTTCTGTTGGGATTTGAAGAAAAAGTCAGAAAGAGGAATTTATTGGGAAACTAATTCAAGAATTAAAAAATGGATATCAATGTTCAAtactttaaaaattaaaaagcattCATAACTTCTAATAACTAGCTAGCtagtaataattaaaaatatatgttatagTTCTTTTATTCTAATTGAGACGTATATGTTCTTAAATAATTAATAGCCCTTTTTGTTAAGGTTTATATGGCCTTAATAGTTTATTAATATATACTGATTGTATTATTTTTTACCCTCTGTATTTTTTTTGACGAAAATTATaacaataaaatttttgttatccATTAAAAAGGAGTTAATtttgataatataaaatattttattatcaNNNNNNNNNNNNNNNNNNNNNNNNNNNNNNNNNNNNNNNNNNNNNNNNNNNNNNNNNNNNNNNNNNNNNNNNNNNNNNNNNNNNNNNNNNNNNNNNNNNNNNNNNNNNNNNNNNNNNNNNNNNNNNNNNNNNNNNNNNNNNNNNNNNNNNNNNNNNNNNNNNNNNNNNNNNNNNNNNNNNNNNNNNNNNNNNNNNNNNNNNNNNNNNNNNNNNNNNNNNNNNNNNNNNNNNNNNNNNNNNNNNNNNNNNNNNNNNNNNNNNNNNNNNNNNNNNNNNNNNNNNNNNNNNNNNNNNNNNNNNNNNNNNNNNNNNNNNNNNNNNNNNNNNNNNNNNNNNNNNNNNNNNNNNNNNNNNNNNNNNNNNNNNNNNNNNNNNNNNNNNNNNNNNNNNNNNNNNNNNNNNNNNNNNNNNNNNNNNNNNNNNNNNNNNNNNNNNNNNNNNNNNNNNNNNNNNNNNNNNNNNNNNNNNNNNNNNNNNNNNNNNNNNNNNNNNNNNNNNNNNNNNNaataatttattattatattagtattaaaaTATCTAAAGCCCAAAAACAATACTACAATAATGTTAATCAACAgaatgaccaaaaaaaaaagtcattGACTAACTAAATTCTAGCACTTCATTTACGGGAATTGTGCTCATTTGCGGAAAATAATTAGTTATGAGTTTTCAAGGTGTTGGTTGCATATAGTTTGAACACAAAAATAGTCAACCATCATTTACACACCAAGAACACCATCATCAATAATTCACTTTCACCACTTAATTATATGAATGAACATAGTTTGATAGAAGCTTCTTTATTCTACACCTTTTTCTTTGTTGAGTTACATCTTACGTGCATAGTATTAATATAAAGAGAGGTGAGAAATAGTTATACGTTATTATCATCATTGAATTGGCATATATAGTTTCCCATTGGTACATATATCACAAGTCAAATACAGATCTCTTTAGCTATAATTTGTGCTGCGCCTAACACTTTAACACGTGTGGTCCCTATCATCATGATCATTATATGATGATATTTTTTAGGAGTATTCATGATTATAAAATTCATATACAATtatctttatataaaattaatagttacaCATTTGCATATAAGTCTTCACTATTCATCGTATATAGCTACATGAAATGAAACTCCAGTCTTATTAATGAAACATGATTCTCTGTCAAATCTTCATGAACTTATGGTTTCGCTCTATGGCAGTATGGTAGGTTCAGCTAGCAATTAAATATGGCAATGTTTCGCACATAGTTTTGTCAAAAGAAGTTTTCATGAAACCACGTACGTACTTGATTGCCTTTATAAATTGATACACATTATCATCACCAGTTGCAATCACGAATTTAGACACTATATATATGAGGATATACCTTACTCAAAACGGCAACATACATATACATGTGCATGTATATCATACGTCGCATTTAAAGATTGTGTTAATTGTTAAGACaaatatataagtatataacccTACTTGAAGAGAAAAAAGTATACagccaaaaatataattttgtccTATTAAGTGAAATTAACGATATGAATTAAATAATGTCATTCTGTCATGTCATGAATTATGTTACAAATTAATGTATTTATTCATGAGTCTTTTTAGGTTTCTTAAagcatttttttaataataaatgttACTCAACTAATTTCATATTTTGTGTTATTGTTTTTTATTCTATTCATTTGAATATGTCTACTGATTCAATGAATTATTATTCCATGCAATATAGCTGATAAACGATAATATAGACAAGTATATTCTATCAGCCTCTTATTATTAAAGTCTATAATTTTACTAATCAACGGTATATCGGAATCTAAGTAGTCCTTGTCTGTACTACAGTCCAGGGGATTTAGCTGGGGATCAATTAACACGTGGATTTGGGACCCTCCTTTTGTGATATCGTGTTAATTAATTATCCACTGAACCTGACCTTTCATAAAATAGTACCATAATTTTGATATTTTGGCAACGTTGTTATTAGGTATGTATGTTAGTAGAGACAAGGGTTCTCAATTCTCATTATGTGATTTGATCACTCCTTGGGCTAACTTTCATTTCTTGACCTAACGTGGTGGGAACTAAGAGTAAGAAAAAAAGGCATGTGTCACTAATGTTATTAAGACAGAAAAACATCTATTTTAATTGGTTTGTAGTGGTACCAGCCACTagatattttaatttgttttgttgCAGTTTTTAGAGTTCCCTACCAAATATAGAGAAATGCTTTTGTTTTTTCCCCTTATTAGAAAAACGTTAAGAACAGGACTTCAGGTAGATGTGTTTTAAAGCTAAAGTTATTTTCTTAATTACTTGAATGGTAAGTAAGCTTATCTCAAGTAGAAAAAAGTCTACACTAGCAGATGCAACTATAGTTTTTCTATTTGACTTAatcaattttttaataataagatTCAAGTTTTGATGATAAAGATAACAACTTACTTTTTCCTATAATCATTCTCTCCAATCATTGTGACAATTTGTAGAATAAAGGATTTTGGAATTTATGCAGGGACTGGTTGTGCTCACCATACAAGCTCGAGTGCCGTCACTACAGCCATGCGGCGGCGCCACCCCATGTGAGGAAGTTACCGGGGCAAAAGCAGCAATGTTCTTTGTTGGACTCTACCTAGTGGCACTTGGTGTTGGAGGGATAAAAGGGTCATTGCCAGCACATGGGGCTGAGCAATTTGATGAGAGTACCCCATCTGGGAGGAAGCAGAGATCAACCTTCTTCAACTACTTTGTGTTCTGTTTATCATGTGGGGCCCTTGTGGCAGTTACTTTTGTAGTGTGGGTTGAGGACAACAAAGGTTGGAAATGGGGGTTTGGAATATCTACCATAACCATTTTTCTGTCTATCCCTGTCTTCTTGTCTGGTTCTCCTACTTATAGGAACAAGATCCCTCTTGGAAGTCCTCTTACTACCATTTTGAAGGTAATCAATCATATAAGCATCATAGAAATGGACAATGTCTTAGGCATCATCATGTGATTGAATAGTATATTAACagaattaaaacaaaatatagaatcggtaaagaaaaaaaatgtgagTATGTTTTAATATACTAGTCCTATAATGTCCCATATTAATGTTCTATATTGACATTCAATGAAGAGGTATTCTATAAATTTCTAACTCTAATCTTTGATTTGAGCAGGTTTTGATTGCCGCCTCAGTTAGTAGCTGCATCCTCAAGGATTCAAGCAATGCTATTGTGAACATGGCTTCAAGTCCTTCAAATCCACTCCCAGGGAATAACATTGAACACGAAGATGCTGCAAAAGCAAGCAACAAGGAAACTGAGGATGAAGCCACATCAAACACACTCAAATTCCTCAACAGTGCAGCTCAGAACAAAGCAATCCACTCATCAATCCAATGCACAGTGCAGCAAGTAGAAGATGTCAAAATAGTACTCAAAATGCTTCCAATATTTGCATGCACCATTATGCTTAATTGCTGCCTTGCTCAGCTAAACACATTCTCCATTGAGCAAGCTTCGACGATGAACACAAAGCTTGGTTCCCTAAATATTCCTCCGGCATCATTACCGGTTTTCCCAGTGATCTTTATCATGATCCTAGCACCAATTTATGACCACATAATAATCCCATTTGCAAGGAAAGCTACCAAGACAGAGATGGGAGTAACACACCTCCAAAGAGTAGGAATTGGATTAGTACTCTCCATAATTGCAATGGCAGTGGCAGCAATTGTTGAAGTGAAAAGGAAAAATGTGGCAACAAATTCAGGCCTAACAGATGATGCAACAAAGCGATTACCAATAACATTCTTTTGGATTGCATTTCAGTACTTATTCCTTGGTTCTGCAGATCTTTTCACCTTGGCGGGTTTATTGGAATTCTTCTTCACAGAAGCACcaattaagatgagatcattggcCACATCACTATCTTGGGCATCTTTGGCTATGGGGTACTACTTGAGTTCAGTGATCGTTTCAATAGTTAATGGTATCACTGGTAGCTCATCACATAAACCATGGCTTTCTGGGGCAAACCTTAATCACTATCATCTAGAGAGGTTCTATTGGCTTATGTGTGTGCTGAGTGGGTTGAACTTCCTTCATTTCCTGTTTTGGGCTATTAAGTACAAGTACAGAGGGAGAGGGATTTCTAgtgaatgaaaaataacaaatggGGACTTTTCACAAATGGTTAATGTGCATTTTTCAATGCCATGAATCAAAGTGAAAACTGTGAAGCCATTCTAGGCTGTAATTGTATATACAAGTAATATATCTTAAAATATAATAGAGGGGAGAGGAATGAGGAAAGGAATCAAATGGATGTATTACATCACGTAATGTAATCAACATGTCCCTTGAATTATGAATAGTGCGAGAGCAAATGATTCACATGCGAATGTTCTTTCGTATTGAAGCGAAGTTAGGCCCATGCCTAACCATTTCAAAACGGCAAAAGGTAACTGAAGATATTTATCGTTGCAAAATAACCAAACCTTCTACGCCAGGGTAACACGTTCATGTTACATATAATGTGTTGGCAATACACTTTAGTGACCAAGAGCATGATTAGGATAGAAATAAATGTGATGTCTTAAATTGATTGAATTAAGATTAGTGACCGTATTTGATGGTAGatatagataaaaaaataaatacaacaTGAATTGATTGAATATTGTTCGCTGTTTGGTgttgaaaatgaaaagaaaaaaaaagtagttcaacgaggcaaaaaaaaaaagttgaaatcAATCCGAatagtgcattaaaattaaattataaaaaataatattttaatatttttgttttctgtctCTCGACTAGAAGTCAAAAAACTCAAAATTGTAAATAAAAAAGTACTTACTAAACAATTTATAGTAAAAAATATATTACCCTATCAAATCCGGGGATGTAGCTCAGATGGTAGAGCGCTCGCTTAGCATGCGAGAGGTACGGGGATCGATACCCCGCATCTCCAATTttacatttttcattttttcccgTTTCGaatgtttttttttgttataaaacttTTCATCGAGGTCCAGCCCAAACCATGACTGGCCCAGAAGTTTTCGGCCTGTCAACGAAGGAGACACACAGAAAGAGCCACGAAACGCTGCGTTCCAGTGCATTGAGGTTTAAGGAAAATTCTTTTGCACTGTGCCGTTTTACACCTCACCAGAAAATTCAGATCGAGATTTACGACAGAGttaagagagagaaagggagagaatagagatagagagagagaaagagcgaGAGAGCTTTCAGTAGATCGCTCTCTCCGATTGTACTCTGAAGCCGCAACTGCAACTGCAACTGTGATCGATCACTCACTCCTCTTCTGTTTGAAGGTAACTAACTCATTCTCTTCCTCCAACCTCAGATCCTTCCCATTTCCTTCACTTCTTACtcacttaatttcaattttcacgATCGCTGATTCATTTTGTTTCCATTTTTCTTCGTTTATGTTAAATTTGTCGCCGCTTACTTCAGCTGACGTATATATCTTTCATTTATGTCGTTGTTTTCGTTAGAATTTGGCATCGTCCAACCAAACAGTGTCTTCTCTTACCTTGCTTATTATGTGCTTCTATTACTAATTTTTCACCGTAGTTTAATTCAGTTTCTTTTCATTTGATTGAATTATTAGCTTTTATAGCATTATTGAAAGTCGCTACTAGTAGCTAATGAGTGAACTCAAAgggaaaatttatatttatttgattAATTCACAATGCTACTAAGGATCAATATCTGGTGTTTACGTTTAGGATGATCTTTTGATGTGGAAATTCAGCATTCTGATAATAGAAGTACAATTCAGGGAAGTTTTTAGTTGCCACGAACCAAGGAAAAACCCTTGCTAGACATGGTGCATTGTATATTTATGTGCAAAATCTGGAGATGATTATAATGTCAAGTTATATGTCGGTTTTGGATTTGTCCTTATCAACATTAGTATTTTAAATTTGCAGATAAAGTTGGTGGCACCATGAATTTCTTGATGCGGTCTACTTCACATGTGCATGTGGAGCGGACACCAATTCCAGAGTCGCCTCAGGCGGATACTCCCCAGACTACTTCTGGGACTTCTTCGGAGACTCTTGATTCTGAGGATCCATATTCACGGTTGTCCACAATTGAAGAGTTTGATGGAGAGATTGATGGTGAAAATGGCAATGTGTCTGGTAACGGTTCAAGAAAGGACATGCCAATTCTAGCTAAGCACGTGGATGTTTCTGAAGAAGAAGGATGGATTGCCATTCCATGCAGTATGTCTCCAACAGCAATACTCTTTTACTTCTTGATCTTAAATTAGCAACTGAGGTTTGAACATGGTTACAGTTTCTTGATCCAGATCCAAGCTTAGCAATCGTGTTGAGTACCATTCTATAGTGTGTTAGTTTTGTTGGCTATATAGACATGCTCATAACATACATATGAAATTAATAAAACTATAACTGCAGCTGGATTAGTATATTAAATTTAAAGTGGTAGAATTAATTGAACATTTTATTTTAGCTTCCACAATATGTGATGTTATGGCCATTTGTAATATAATATGGCCAATTCtcaattatttctttttatttatttatttatttattatgtctttttGTAGAGGAACTTCCTAAAAGCTGGAATGACGTGTCGGATATACAGTCCCTGCACTCTCTTGATCGTTCATTTCTTTTTCCTGGTAGGATATGTTCATTCTATATATTCATGAATCTCAGTTTTGGTTTCATGTGTGATTCAGTTTGCTGGACTCGTGGAAAGTTGACTGACCTTACTTTCTACTTGTAATTCAGGGGAGCAAGTTCAAATCGTGGCATGTTTGTCTGCATGTAAGCATGATACAGAGATTATCACTCCATTTAAAGTTGCTGCAATGATGAGTAAGAATGGCATAGGTCACAGCCCCGAGAAACAAAATGGAAACATTGAGGACAGAAGTAATTCAGGATCTGGAGAAGGGCAAATCAGTTCCAGTAGTCAAGAGCAGAAAGAGGAAAGCCTGTCGAAACCAAAGGCTGATCACCCGGCAGATGTTTCTGCTGGTGAATCCCTTTTAAGGATGGAGGTTCACAAAAGGCAAACTGCATTGTTGTTGCAAAGATTTGAGAATTCTCACTTCTTTGTAAGGATATCGGAGTATGATGAACCATTATGGTCCAAACGAAGTTCATCAGAAAAGTCCAGCTCCTCTGAATTCGATGATCTGAAGGCCTCAACAATTGGAGTTAGAGAGACTGCAAAAGACTCGTCTTCTATTAGTGCTATTATTGATAGAGGAAATTTTGATGCAAATATTTCTGGTGGTGTGGCAAGAAATTCTGTCAAGTGTTTTGCTCTCCCTAACGGAGACATAGTGGTATGTGCCATAAAACTTCAGAAATTATCGTCATGAATTTTTCTTGATTTAGATTTAGCAATAACAGACATGGATTTCTTCTTTTTCCCAAATAAGTGTGGGANNNNNNNNNNNNNNNNNNNNNNNNNNNNNNNNNNNNNNNNNNNNNNNNNNNNNNNNNNNNNNNNNNNNNNNNNNNNNNNNNNNNNNNNNNNNNNNNNNNNNNNNNNNNNNNNNNNNNNNNNNNNNNNNNNNNNNNNNNNATCTGCACTCTATACAACTTGGCAATCTTGTTGTTACAATATACAATCATTAAGACATATACTATGTGTTGTTCGGCTTGTTGAAAGCCACAATCATAGTTTGGAGAAAAGTTTTTTTACTTCTATGCCCAAACAATTTGGTTTGGGATTCaaatacacttttttttttggttttagtcTATGAATAGCTTTTTAAGGAAATGAGATATGGCATTGAATTTGTTTGCTCATTCTGTTTGTAAAACTTATGAagagttttaacttttaatacAAATGTATTAGTGTTtctatacaacaacaacaacaacaacaacaacaaagctttATCCCACTatgtggggtcggctacatggatcatgacatggtattagtgTTACTGTATTTGAATAAAATTGTGCTGAGGCATTGTATGCTAATGAAGCAAAGAAACTGACACAGAAACATATCCAGTTGATCAGAAAATGCTTCCTTGCAAcctaatattatatttttagcaTTCAATACCAAAAATTTCCCTAATTATGCATGGGCACCCCCATTGACTTAGATTACTGATCTGATTCTATTTTCCTGTTTGGAAGGATCCAGGTTCTTTTACAGGTGAATGTGGGTGTTAATTTTCTTAGAG contains the following coding sequences:
- the LOC107631909 gene encoding protein NRT1/ PTR FAMILY 4.6, giving the protein MELEDQQVSRRWEGYVDWRNKPALRGRHGGMLAASFVLVVEVMENLAFLANASNIVLYMTKFMHFSLSKSATNVTNFMGTAFLLALVGGFFSDAFFTTYHVYLVSALIEFLGLVVLTIQARVPSLQPCGGATPCEEVTGAKAAMFFVGLYLVALGVGGIKGSLPAHGAEQFDESTPSGRKQRSTFFNYFVFCLSCGALVAVTFVVWVEDNKGWKWGFGISTITIFLSIPVFLSGSPTYRNKIPLGSPLTTILKVLIAASVSSCILKDSSNAIVNMASSPSNPLPGNNIEHEDAAKASNKETEDEATSNTLKFLNSAAQNKAIHSSIQCTVQQVEDVKIVLKMLPIFACTIMLNCCLAQLNTFSIEQASTMNTKLGSLNIPPASLPVFPVIFIMILAPIYDHIIIPFARKATKTEMGVTHLQRVGIGLVLSIIAMAVAAIVEVKRKNVATNSGLTDDATKRLPITFFWIAFQYLFLGSADLFTLAGLLEFFFTEAPIKMRSLATSLSWASLAMGYYLSSVIVSIVNGITGSSSHKPWLSGANLNHYHLERFYWLMCVLSGLNFLHFLFWAIKYKYRGRGISSE